TTCATGCGTGGCTTTTAATGCTTCGTCATGTGGCATTGTCTTTTGCTTTTGAGGGCTCTTTTCTCGGGCTGCAGAGTTCGTTGACTTTTCTACTGATGGCGTGACAGCCCAAAAAGATGTTCCCACTTCCCGGCAGAGTTCCATTAAAGGCCCAATAGAAAGCTTGCTGAGATGTTTATCGAATAGATAAGATTTTCCTGGCAATGACTGCCAGTAGTATGGATCATCCTTGGCTGGTATTAAGCGAATATTGGCTGGATCAACGCTCACATTCAATGTCTCACCTGTTGACGGGTTAGCCCTGTTGGCAAAATGGCGGCTTACTTACTTATATGGCCTGCAAGCCTTTTTCTACACTCCGTTCTCCACTGGGCCCTATCGACGTTGCTCGCTTTCGACATATTAGCTGCTTGAAGGAAATAGAGCAAGTCATGCTAGGCTAATTACGCGCTGAGGTATATTTAATTGCCGGTAATTGCCACTGAATTTTCAGAATTTTGATAACAGGAATCTAGTTCACCAGATTTAGAAATGTAGTTCTAAGCGCCAAGGCTCTGCCTGCCAAATAACCGCTACTACAGAAAAACTGCTACCCGTCTTGTCtagtgatgtggccttgtacagtacgtgtacgtacagtactgtattttagccctagtaccgtacgtacaatggggttgtacagtacagtacatacatacaaatttccccttcctttttgggcaatagtgagccctgcccttgcaccatttttgagcctcaaacctcagattccacctcagtgtcaacacccaatatatcacccgtcgactgtaatacacctcccactcaaaatcctcattggttgaggccatcgcgccgtccatccagaccttcttgccctgcgcattcacaaataactcgagatatgaatcttcgagttctagccagtccttctcctcaagatccgcccagcgctttttTAGGgttagctttggtgggcgccatctttttagcgataccttcaattggtacaaaatcaggagtgcgttgagccaacagagcttttgtacagctccgtatttgtacgatgtgacccacaaattcccctatttggaatatcgtacgtacgcagtacgcgtacgtactttttcttcttgtacgtacgtacgtacaacagtgttgtacgaaaagtacaacatcactagTCTTGTCCCCAGTTACATGACTACCTTTCCCATTGGAATAGACATCATCGGCTCCTTCTAGAACGTCTCCTCTTAGATGCTGGTGAGTTTGCCCTCGCCTTTGCGATCGTAGCCTCAATTCGTTTTCTGTTCATGTACTTCTCGTCAACCCACCGATCCTCACTATCTGGACGCCCATGCCAATGCACTAGAAATTGGTACCTCTGGGGCCCAGATGCTTTAATATCGAGGATGTCAGCGCCTTCATCAATGCCTTCGTATCTCGCTTGGAAATTAGCCAGCCCTTCTCGATCTAAAATGTTACCCTTAGGCTCCCAGCCGGTTGTGCCATCATCCCATTCAAGGAAAACTTTGCCCCAGATAGCCAGATAACGCTTGACATTGTAGACATTAGTTTTCTGGCGTTTGCGCTTAGGCTGCTCAGCTCGAAGtctttcatcatcatccctTGATCCTAGCCTCTTTTGACAATGTAGCTTTATTCGCGTCCGTTTGGGAGAGCTTCCTCGCCCTCCTAAGTCTGTAGAGTGCAATTTATAAGATGGAGAGGGTACATCGATCAATGTTGCTAGGTTGGTGTGCCGATTGTTATCAAATTTAGCGGGCGAAGAAGTTTTCAGTCGAATTCGCACCGCTTGTTTGACACTCTGATGATGGTTGCCTTTTTGGTGGTCTACGTGCGAGTTCGTCCGGATTTCTGGTTCTGGGTTCATTTCGCTCGCTTCGGCAACGACGTTGCTTTCTCTGCGCTCCGGCAGCAACGGGGGCAATGCATCTGTATCTCGGCGAGTCTGATCTGAGGCTCGCTCCTCGGCCGCTTGGAGAGTTGGCAATGGGCCTAGATGAGATGCAGCCGGGCAGGCCGTATGGTCTGGAACAGAGTTGTCATCTCCCGGGTTAGGCTGTCGCGGCCGGTGCTGCTCCGTAGATAACGGTTCCGTCGTCTGTGGGGTTAATTTATCGTCGCCAGTCAAGTCGATCACGTCACCAGTATTCGAAATCTCATTAGGCAGAGGACCACCCTCGGCGGCATCCGCCGGGAACGTTATGTATTCGGACATGAGTTCATCCAATGGATCCATGTCGCAAGTATCGTCCCAAAATGAGGCTGTATCGCTCGTTGATGACTCGTAAAACATTCCAGTTGAAGGATCGGCGCAGGTATCGCTGCAGGGATCGCTCCCAGCCAAGAGTTGAGGGTCTAGCATTGTGTGCAAGTTGTAGAAGTTTTCTTCCCGAGCTTCAAGGGGCAGATCTGGCGCCGGCGACGGCAGGAACGATATAGACTCAAAGTTGTTGCTTCCATTTGGTGCGTTGTAATCAACAGCTACTAGCTGTGTCGTCGAATCCGGTACTGACTCCGCGATCTCTCCTTGAATCAATTTAGCATTTGAGATGCTGTAGCCGTGTGCGTCGTGAAGATGATAGAGGCCCGGCCGTCTCCTATAGCATGAGAAGTTACATTCAGCGCATAACCAAACCCAGCCGTGGGTTTCCTCAATATGACGAatggcatcggcatcccGTTCCCAATACTGTAGCCGGTCGCTCGCTGGAAGGTCTTTTGTCTGCTTGCAGAGTGGGCAAAAGGCTGGACGCAGTAGCGTATGTCTGTACGTAATCGAGCAGCAGTGCTTTAGATGTGACAGGTGGTTCTGACAATCGTCTTGCCAATCCTCTCTTGTATAGAACGCCATACAGAAGTAGCAAAATTTCAGGTCGGTCCAGCTCACGCCTAAAGTCTCCGCTGTTGACTTTCTTCGACAACGGTGAATATGCTGAGATCGCTGTCGAGGCGGAAGGCTACAAACTAGTTAGTGACATACTCTTATGTGGATGAAGTCGTCCTCTAGCGAACCTCTTCACTGCTAACCCGCAATATGGGCAGAGTCCATTCTTGGGCACCTCTTGGGGACGATAGTAAACGCTCCCAGGTCCTGTGAGTAGTAAAAGAGCATCTCGCATGATGCCTGGCTGTTTGGCATGATCAACGGGTAATGTGCGTATCATGGCTTGTGCAACACGGCCCTTCTCGGGTATTAGATCATTAAGCGGGTccgcgtcgtcgtcgtcgtccgCACTGCGATGGCTGCCACGCAGTAACCTATCTCGCCGCTTTTCTTTGAAACATTTAGAGCGATGCTCCTCCAGAGCCCCTCTCTCAAGCCGTTTTCTTAAAGCATTCAACTGGTTTTTCGTAGTGTTTTTATCCCATCGGATGGATCCCGATGCTTTTATTTCTCTCTTCAGCTCCAAAATATCGGGGTGATTGTTTATTTTGTCTCTTAAAGCGGCGGGCAACTTGGTGGGAAGGCCAGGCTGCCAGAACTGACTGACACCCTGGAAATATTCAACCGCTGCATGATCCGGCTTCTCGCGCATGAATGCGGCAAATCCATCGCAGGAAGAAACAAATGCAACGTAGCTTTGGCCAAATACAACTTTGTCGGCTTGGGTGAGGTGTTGAGATCTTTCTACCTCAGTATATCGCTCTGATCGCTAGTCAACCTCTTTATGCTTGGGCTATGGAGATACAATACGTACCATCAAGCTGCTTGCCAATTTCACGCCTAATCATGTGCATAGAAGCACGCGAATAGTCGTATTCTGCCATGAAAAGCTTCTTGAATATGCCTAAAAACACAAACTCGCTCATGGGTTTCGTGTCATCGACCGTACCCTGTCGATTGACTGATCTGCAGATAGGAGTCTCCAGGGCTGCAGCATTCCATTCTATTGGCCCGTCTCCATTCCCTTTTAGAATCTGAACGAAATCGTCTCGATCAAGAGCATTGTCTGCGATGGCAAGTAGTAGCAATAGAAAAACAGCATTGTAACGAAGAACTTTATGCTCTCGGCCAGTAGCACCAAATCTAGGCCCATCAGCTTCGAATGAGCCTCGGGCGCAAGGGGTATATCTTACTTATTGTTCTCCGGATCCTTATTGTTCTTAACCGTTCGTTGATAATGGCCGAAAATAAACCGTCGACCACCATTGCCAGTTCTTTCGAGGACAAGTCGGATATCCTAGAGGCTCAATAAGAGTATGTTCGCTAGAGTTTGAGATTTTGGAGTGTAACCATTACCTTGTACTTTATCCCATCTGTTAATAGCCCGCCTTTTCGAGCTCCAGTGTTGGCAAACATAAGGAGAATCAGGTGGAACTGAAACCTAGTCCTCTCGTGTGTGATCCCCAGGTCTCCCCTGGTATATAGAGCGTCGAGGTGCCGATccaggtcaactggtttgTAGTTGTACTTTGGCATCACGATGTCCTTAACACCACTGTTCTCCTCGAAAGGCAGGACATTTTTTAACCACTGTGTGATAGTTAGTGAaggttaaaaaaaaaaaaagggtaAAATCTGCTGCTTGGTTAAACGCACGTAATTAATTTCCCTGGTATCTTCGTCGTTAAGGAGATTTCCAGTCATACGCATATAGCCGCCCTTGAACtcttttgctcttgctttgAGTGTTGGCGCAGTGGGACGTTCACGAAGTCTTCCGACCGACTGATCTTTATAAAATCTCCAGAAATCCTTAAGCTCCTGAATAGGAGGTATGGGTGCCCCTTCGCGAAGCAGTACGTCTTTGTACGGTTCGAAGTCGACATTGCGTCCGGACTTGTCCCAGTGCCAACTATGTGCATATTAGCAGAGTGGAATGTCCTTTGTTGCTCATCGCCCTTACATGGCGTATTTGTGAAGCACCTGATCTTGCTTCTCCTTAACTTTGTCATCATATTTGTTCAAGTCCCTCTGCTTATCGTTCTCAAGATGTTCGTCAGCCTTCCAGCCGCGGGATTTGGCGCGGTCTGCAACTGCCGCAGGATCAGTTAGTCGGAATCGTTGCTTCGATGAGGACATGGTCACAGGAGAACCGGACGGTAACTGACAATGGATGAAAGAGGATGGTAGCAAAACGCGAGGCTACGGAGGGAAAGGGGCTTCCATTTAAACTGCTACATCCTTCCTTCTCCGTAGCCTGTACATTGTCGGGGTCACGTCGATATTTCGAAAAACTGAATTGTGAATGTTGGTTGCAGGATGTTGCGTCGCGCGGTGGTCGCGCGACCTTTTTGAGGGCGGCTCACCCAGGCATCCATGCATGGCTCACCCGGTCTCGACCGTCTCGCCTGAGCCGGATCCGCATTTTCCTCGGAGTCTAcggggacccccagagcgaccttgtggggcttgctattctcgtccctgaagaagcacacgataccgtataacgagtgtcgattccgcgccctccatccgtcaaagctgacgtgtattaagccggggctctttcgcagggcttcaatgacgcgcgccttgtgctttttaaattcggagttgatgagcgcgcgaactgtggtatcagagatgttggcgttcgtgatcttgactgcagggttaaggtattcgaagatatcccggagtctctcatgttcaacaacactaaagggctgattcgtgtcgactatccactcgatcaggagacgttgaaagtgatttcgattaaatccgcgtatcatagagttggcaatcgcctgttctcgaggtcttaaagggtcgagcttccatatatccacaatcgatcttggcctcttgctccctggcttctcctcggctttcttttgcaagccggactttgtcttgttatctggtgcagatattccgtgatccttgtataagtgattcagcgcattctgaaggccaatagcaacgaaattcttaggtctggggtcgttcttctgaatacacggcttgcagacccatctgcgctcgtcgtcatgttgtatgtcgtatccatattcccaagcccatgagtagttgtctttgcttctttctgaccatacccaacccggaaaatgtccccaaagacgcgtatcgtacttatcaggagtgggcaatgtcgtcggcggcggggagaacggcgtcaatgagctctcggcagaagaagcaggcgtggaaggcactgggagttcgaagtcaattgggacatcatcgatagaaattggggacgattctaggaattccgaagcgctcatggtcatagtaaacataaagacataatgtgaaagtgtcacggactaactcgttgccgtgcacctgggttgatggcaatgctgataacgccaccaaatgagggtctcacaaccagcccctgagcattgactgcccagttaaccaccatagtagagagtccacccctcgagaacgtctgctctctcttttttgttagctgaatgagccgcgtgtccccttacggaacttactggggccgaccggcgaccccttacagaaaagaagcgatgatacttgttgtagatggccagaaataggtgttatgtgatgatcaagcaggtgctagctagcaggaagatatttcaataaactaggcatcagccatcgttccgctacacggcattcaaaacatggcaatacggttccaagatgggtaaaaagatgccgaagtcaatcaaccaaggatcaacagacgcacgacgcagtagcggaggctctaccttaaggcactttggttagaatacaaattacggatgtagaatagggggaggaagctgacttgtcgtctcgcccgcagccgaacctaccctgaagctaagttcgagatcaaatgtgcagccctttaaccatcaacagttacactgaaatcaactaaatccacgtacacgagaggcccaaatttagtttaattgattagtcaggattgtcctgat
The DNA window shown above is from Pochonia chlamydosporia 170 chromosome Unknown PCv3seq00015, whole genome shotgun sequence and carries:
- a CDS encoding restless-like transposase (similar to Metarhizium robertsii ARSEF 23 XP_007826348.1), translated to MSASEFLESSPISIDDVPIDFELPVPSTPASSAESSLTPFSPPPTTLPTPDKYDTRLWGHFPGWVWSERSKDNYSWAWEYGYDIQHDDERRWVCKPCIQKNDPRPKNFVAIGLQNALNHLYKDHGISAPDNKTKSGLQKKAEEKPGSKRPRSIVDIWKLDPLRPREQAIANSMIRGFNRNHFQRLLIEWIVDTNQPFSVVEHERLRDIFEYLNPAVKITNANISDTTVRALINSEFKKHKARVIEALRKSPGLIHVSFDGWRARNRHSLYGIVCFFRDENSKPHKVALGVPVDSEENADPAQARRSRPGEPCMDAWVSRPQKGRATTARRNILQPTFTIQFFEIST